Proteins from one Fragaria vesca subsp. vesca linkage group LG6, FraVesHawaii_1.0, whole genome shotgun sequence genomic window:
- the LOC101292229 gene encoding translation initiation factor eIF-2B subunit alpha-like: MWWRSASFILDNRPQNDAAPPPRPDSLTLSPPHHSSTTMADAALPNPNANSAYYQARAAHTGVVTSDWLAQAQAAVGRNPDDQASVVASEAETKAASESGKPFSVIEEFNSWRKQPDLAEAVAAIRALASVIRSSEATTMMELEIELKKASDSLKSWDTTSISLTAGCDLFMRYVTRTSALEYEDFNSAKSRLIERAEKFGEISTKARRIIAVLSQDFIFDGCTILVHGFSRVVLEVLKTAAQSKKLFRVFCTEGRPDRTGLRLSNELTKLDVPVKLLIDSAVAYTMDEVDMVFVGADGVVESGGIINMMGTYQIALVAHSMNKPVYVAAESYKFARLYPLDQKDLAPALRPIDFGVPIPSKVEVERSARDYTPPQYLTLLFTDLGVLTPSVVSDELIQLYL, from the exons ATGTGGTGGAGATCCGCCTCCTTCATTCTCGACAATCGACCCCAAAACGACGCCGCACCGCCTCCCAGACCCGACTCCCTCACTCTCTCCCCTCCCCACCACTCCTCCACCACCATGGCCGACGCCGCCCTCCCAAACCCTAACGCCAACTCCGCCTACTACCAGGCTCGCGCCGCCCACACCGGCGTCGTCACCAGCGACTGGCTCGCCCAGGCCCAGGCCGCCGTCGGCCGCAACCCCGACGACCAGGCCTCCGTCGTCGCCTCCGAGGCTGAGACCAAGGCGGCGTCGGAGTCCGGGAAGCCGTTCAGCGTTATCGAGGAGTTTAATAGCTGGCGGAAGCAGCCGGATTTGGCTGAGGCCGTGGCGGCGATTCGGGCCTTGGCGTCTGTTATTAGGTCTAGCGAGGCTACTACTATGATGGAGCTCGAGATTGAGCTCAAGAAGGCTTCCGATTCTCTTAAG TCATGGGATACAACATCTATATCTTTGACTGCTGGATGCGACCTGTTCATGCGATATGTTACTCGAACTTCAGCTCTGGAGTATGAGGACTTCAACTCAGCCAAGTCTCGTTTGATTGAACGTGCAGAGAAGTTCGGAGAAATATCCACAAAG GCTCGCAGAATCATTGCTGTCCTTAGTCAAGACTTTATATTTGATGGTTGCACCATCTTGGTTCATGGTTTCTCTAGAGTCGTTCTAGAAGTACTGAAGACCGCGGCACAGAGCAAAAAGCTCTTTCGAGTTTTCTGCACAG AGGGAAGACCAGACAGAACAGGATTACGTTTATCAAACGAGCTGACCAAGCTTGATGTTCCTGTGAAGCTCCTAATAGACTCTGCAGTGGCATATACCATGGATGAGGTTGACATGGTGTTTGTTGGGGCAGATGGAGTGGTTGAAAGTGGAGGCATTATAAATATGATGGGTACATATCAAATCGCACTGGTGGCACATAGCATGAACAAACCAGTTTATGTGGCTGCTGAAAGCTACAAG TTTGCTCGCCTTTATCCATTGGATCAGAAAGATTTGGCCCCTGCATTACGCCCCATTGATTTTGGAGTTCCCATCCCGTCCAAGGTGGAAGTTGAAAGATCTGCCCGTGATTATACGCCTCCTCAGTATCTCACTCTACTCTTCACAGACTTGGGTGTGCTCACCCCATCGGTTGTCAGTGATGAGCTGATTCAACTGTACTTGTAA
- the LOC101291939 gene encoding uncharacterized protein LOC101291939: MISRFMRRPFKLIRNLVDKQSMNDKTRSTSMAAVGLGLLLTQISQGNMKSSNIVVKPALRLRIKPTVTAGCSSRRDQQHSCYLKACHLCNKGLSLDKEVYMYRGDIGFCSIVCRDRQIVMDEMRDLEGSTKKMLAAYRRRSCTSKVLEDVHLQHDRKPSRRTIFAL, encoded by the exons ATGATTTCCAGGTTCATGAGGAGGCCCTTCAAATTGATTAGAAACCTAGTAGACAAGCAAAGCATGAATGATAAGACCAGGAGTACTTCAATGGCAGCTGTTGGTTTGGGACTACTACTCACACAGATTTCACAAGGGAATATGAAGTCGTCGAATATCGTTGTGAAACCAGCCTTGAGATTGAGAATCAAACCCACGGTTACGGCCGGTTGCAGCTCCCGGCGTGATCAGCAGCACTCATGTTATCTTAAAGCTTGCCATCTATGCAACAAGGGATTGAGCCTTGATAAAGAGGTCTATATGTACAG AGGGGATATCGGATTTTGCAGCATAGTGTGCCGGGACAGGCAGATTGTTATGGATGAAATGAGAGATCTAGAGGGTTCCACTAAGAAAATGCTAGCAGCATATAGGCGCCGTTCTTGCACCAGCAAAGTTTTAGAGGATGTTCATCTGCAACACGACCGAAAACCTAGTCGGCGAACAATATTTGCTCTTTGA
- the LOC101293022 gene encoding 1-phosphatidylinositol 3-phosphate 5-kinase fab1-like: MAAPNKFFSQFISLVKSWIPWRSEPPNVSRDFWMPDDSCRVCYECDAQFTVFNRKHHCRLCGRVFCAKCTENSIPPPSIDRVERERIRVCNFCYKQHEQGIASTHENGTQIANLDLSTSPSETSFTSFKSCGTGNSSSFTLNSVPYSTGPYQRLQNSSGLSPCQSSLMGTITEKHSKYASWRTNDFVADIADSSPNHYEISTTRSDDEDVDYGTYQSNSKNYPQVSDYYDHVEFYDMSNHDESHKVDIDGGNIDAKHLSSSPLLHSFDSQGSDEIPPLEKKEDEHDMGDECASSLCSAGDVDIESLDFEKNALLWLPPEPEDEEDERETVLLDDDDDGDAAGEWGTLRASSSFGSGESRNRDRSGEEHKKVMKNVVDGHFRALVAQLLQVENLPVGQEGENESWLEIITYLSWEAATLLKPDMSKGGGMDPGGYVKVKCIASGRPSDSMVVKGVVCKKNVAHRRMASKMEKPRFMILGGALEYQRVSNLLSSFDTLLQQEMDHLKMAVAKIEAHHPDVLLVEKSVSRYAQEYLLAKDISLVLNIKRSLLERIARCTGAQIVPSIDHLSSQKLGYCDTFHVERFLEDLGSAGQGGKKLVKTLMYFEGCPKPLGCTILLRGANGDELKKVKHVVQYGVFAAYHLALETSFLADEGASLPELPFQSPITVALPDKPSSIERSISTVPGFKIDANGTSQGAQHQNEPIRANSVPVSDFESAVRSRPPCLLTGRSSLPVRLTSSSTDYTRLHSAAPGNGVSFHIGDNQNEMDSKDSWVVETSASKPGSDIMSNHLTANSMGSSETMGQGVLSNTQNDPSVNQLGSSNNPTMHQDGQTHAADSGTMNEEFPPSPADHQSILVSLSSRCVWKGTVCERSHLFRIKYYGSFDKPLGRFLRDHLFDQTYQCHSCEMPSEAHVHCYTHRQGTLTISVKRLPEIFLPGEREGKIWMWHRCLRCPRISGFPPATRRIVMSDAAWGLSFGKFLELSFSNHAAASRVASCGHSLHRDCLRFYGFGKMVACFRYASIDVHSVYLPPSKLDFISKKQEWIQKETNEVVDRAELLFSEVLNALRQIVEKRSGSGSITSGILTAESRHQIVELEGMLQKEKVEFEELLQKTLTREPKKGQPVIDILEINRLRRQLFFQSYMWDHRLVYAASLDNNSFQDSLSSSIPAEEKPMATNEKLAGMDVERKPGKGYNSCDSYLVDTLLRDGFDHDGGFTSPAINADMVHAAHVDMNNDLNKDKGQANLPTSTSVGAQFAPLTPRTGHRRVLSDGELPRMLNLSDTLETAWTGENLMKGVKARENTCPVPVVPVENSSNASSVEGLNLNHAEARNGTKVAHHVSPALSTKGSENMEDRARWLKMPFLNFYWSLNKNFLSAAQKFDTLGEYNPVYISSFRELELEGGARLLLPVGDNDTVVPVYDDEPASLIAYALVSSDYKLQTSDEGERAKDNGDVVATVSFTDSVIMHPDDDTVSETHRSLGSTEESILSMSGSRGSLGLDPLSYTKALHARVSFGDDGPLGQVKYSVTCYYAKRFEALRKMCCPSELDFVRSLGRCKKWGAQGGKSNVFFAKTLDDRFIIKQVTKTELESFIKFAPAYFKYLSDSISTGSPTCLAKILGIYQVTSKHVKGGKETKMDVLIMENLLFGRTVTRVYDLKGSSRSRYNPDSSGSNKVLLDQNLIEAMPTSPIFVGNKAKRLLERAVWNDTAFLASIDVMDYSLLVGVDEEKHELVLGIIDFMRQYTWDKHLETWVKASGILGGPKNASPTVISPKQYKKRFRKAMTTYFLMVPDQWSPPCIVPSTSQSDFGEEAAHGGTSVE, translated from the exons ATGGCTGCCCCCAATAAGTTTTTCTCGCAGTTTATTTCCTTGGTGAAATCATGGATCCCTTGGCGGTCTGAGCCGCCTAATGTTTCGAGGGATTTTTGGATGCCTGATGATAGCTGCAGGGTGTGCTACGAGTGTGATGCACAGTTCACTGTGTTTAACCGTAAACATCATTGCCGGCTTTGTGGACGAGTTTTCTGTGCCAAGTGTACAGAAAACTCAATTCCTCCCCCAAGTATAGATCGGGTAGAGAGGGAAAGGATTCGTGTCTGCAATTTTTGTTACAAGCAACATGAGCAAGGCATAGCTTCTACTCATGAAAATGGAACACAGATTGCTAATCTAGATCTTAGTACCTCACCATCAGAAACAAGTTTTACTAGCTTCAAGTCCTGCGGCACTGGTAACAGCAGTAGCTTCACTCTTAACTCAGTCCCATACTCAACTGGACCATACCAACGTCTTCAAAACAGTTCTGGTCTTAGCCCCTGTCAATCATCTCTCATGGGAACAATCACAGAAAAGCACAGCAAGTATGCCTCCTGGAGGACCAATGATTTTGTTGCAGATATAGCGGATTCATCTCCAAATCATTACGAAATTTCAACAACCAG GAGTGATGACGAGGATGTCGATTACGGGACATATCAGTCAAATTCTAAGAATTATCCCCAAGTCAGTGATTACTATGATCATGTAGAGTTTTATGACATGAGCAATCATGATGAATCACATAAGGTGGATATTGATGGCGGAAACATTGATGCAAAGCATTTAAGCAGCTCCCCATTACTTCACAGTTTTGACTCGCAGGGTTCGGATGAAATTCCACCGCTTGAAAAGAAAGAAGATGAACATGATATGGGTGATGAATGTGCTTCTTCTTTATGTTCTGCAGGGGATGTTGACATAGAATCTTTGGATTTTGAGAAAAATGCCCTTCTCTGGCTCCCCCCTGAACCAGAAGATGAAGAAGATGAAAGAGAAACGGTTCTTCTTGATGATGATGATGATGGTGATGCTGCAGGAGAGTGGGGAACCTTACGTGCATCAAGCAGTTTTGGCAGTGGGGAGTCTCGCAATAGGGACCGATCTGGTGAGGAGCATAAAAAGGTGATGAAGAATGTGGTTGATGGGCACTTTAGGGCTTTGGTAGCCCAGCTATTGCAGGTTGAGAACCTCCCTGTAGGCCAGGAAGGTGAAAATGAAAGTTGGTTGGAGATCATTACATATCTGTCGTGGGAAGCTGCTACACTATTAAAGCCAGATATGAGCAAAGGGGGAGGGATGGATCCTGGTGGTTATGTAAAAGTAAAATGCATAGCTTCTGGACGTCCCTCTGACAG TATGGTGGTCAAAGGAGTTGTTTGTAAGAAAAATGTGGCTCATCGACGAATGGCATCTAAAATGGAGAAACCTCGGTTCATGATTCTTGGTGGTGCTCTTGAGTACCAGCGAGTTTCTAACCTATTGTCAAGTTTTGATACTCTTCTACAGCAG GAGATGGACCATCTAAAGATGGCAGTAGCAAAGATTGAAGCACACCACCCTGATGTCCTACTGGTGGAGAAATCAGTTTCTCGATATGCTCAGGAATATCTTCTTGCAAAAGACATATCACTTGTTCTTAATATCAAGAGGTCACTTTTAGAGCGCATAGCTCGCTGTACAGGTGCTCAAATAGTTCCCTCTATTGATCATCTCTCTTCACAAAAGTTGGGCTACTGTGACACATTTCATGTGGAGAGGTTCCTGGAAGATCTTGGTTCTGCTGGCCAGGGTGGGAAGAAACTGGTGAAGACATTGATGTATTTTGAAGGCTGCCCAAAACCGTTGGGTTGTACT ATTTTACTCAGAGGTGCCAATGGGGATGAATTGAAAAAAGTGAAGCATGTGGTTCAGTATGGGGTTTTTGCAGCATATCACTTGGCTTTGGAGACATCCTTCCTTGCTGATGAAGGAGCCTCTCTGCCTGAACTTCCATTCCAGTCTCCAATTACTGTGGCACTTCCAGATAAACCATCAAGTATTGAGAGGTCCATCTCAACAGTACCTGGTTTTAAAATTGATGCCAATGGAACATCTCAGGGAGCTCAACATCAGAATGAACCAATAAGAGCCAACAGTGTCCCGGTTTCAGATTTTGAGTCAGCAGTTAGGAGTAGACCACCATGTTTACTAACTGGTCGTAGCTCTCTACCTGTCCGTCTGACTTCAAGTTCCACCGATTATACTCGTTTACACTCTGCCGCTCCTGGGAATGGTGTTTCCTTTCATATCGGTGATAATCAAAATGAAATGGACTCTAAAGATTCTTGGGTGGTGGAAACTTCTGCTAGCAAACCTGGCTCTGATATCATGTCTAATCATCTTACTGCAAATAGCATGGGATCTTCGGAGACCATGGGACAAGGTGTCTTGTCCAATACCCAAAATGATCCAAGTGTAAATCAGCTAGGTAGTTCAAACAACCCAACGATGCATCAAGATGGTCAAACCCATGCTGCAGATTCAGGAACTATGAATGAAGAGTTCCCTCCATCACCTGCTGACCATCAGAGCATCTTAGTTTCCTTGTCATCTCGATGCGTGTGGAAGGGCACTGTCTGTGAGAGGTCACATCTGTTCCGAATTAAATACTACGGAAGTTTTGATAAACCTTTAGGACGGTTTTTGCGAGACCATTTATTTGATCAG ACGTATCAATGCCATTCTTGCGAGATGCCTTCAGAGGCACATGTTCATTGTTATACTCACCGACAGGGTACTCTCACTATATCTGTTAAGAGGCTGCCAGAAATTTTCTTACCAGGTGAAAGGGAAGGGAAGATCTGGATGTGGCACAGATGTTTGAGGTGTCCAAGGATCAGTGGATTTCCTCCTGCCACTCGGAGAATAGTGATGTCTGATGCTGCATGGGGTTTGTCATTTGGAAAGTTTTTGGAGCTCAGTTTTTCAAACCATGCAGCTGCAAGCAGGGTGGCGAGCTGTGGCCATTCCTTACATAGAGATTGTCTTCGTTTTTATGG ATTTGGGAAAATGGTTGCTTGCTTTCGGTATGCATCGATTGATGTTCATTCTGTCTACCTTCCACCCTCCAAACTGGATTTCATTTCCAAGAAGCAGGAGTGGATACAAAAGGAAACTAATGAG GTTGTTGATCGAGCAGAGCTTCTGTTCTCTGAAGTACTTAATGCTCTTCGTCAAATCGTGGAGAAAAGATCTGGTTCAGGGTCAATCACTAGTGGTATTTTAACAGCTGAATCCCGACACCAAATAGTGGAATTGGAAGGAATGTTACAGAAGGAGAAGGTAGAATTTGAG GAGTTACTCCAGAAAACTTTGACTAGAGAACCTAAGAAGGGCCAACCTGTTATTGACATTCTGGAGATCAATCGATTGCGGAGGCAGTTATTTTTCCAATCATATATGTGGGACCACCGCTTGGTTTATGCAGCCAGTCTAGATAACAACAGCTTCCAAGATAGTTTGAGCAGTTCAATTCCCGCTGAGGAGAAACCCATGGCTACTAATGAAAAGCTTGCTGGGATGGACGTAGAAAGAAAGCCAGGAAAAGGCTATAATAGTTGTGATTCCTACCTGGTGGATACACTGCTTCGTGATGGCTTTGACCATGATGGAGGCTTTACTAGTCCTGCTATCAATGCTGACATGGTTCATGCAGCTCATGTGGACATGAACAATGATTTGAATAAGGATAAAGGTCAAGCTAATCTCCCTACTAGCACAAGTGTTGGTGCTCAATTTGCTCCTTTGACACCAAGGACAGGTCATCGTAGGGTCCTTTCTGATGGCGAGCTTCCTCGCATGCTGAATTTGTCAGATACCCTTGAGACTGCATGGACCGGTGAAAATCTTATGAAAGGTGTAAAAGCAAGGGAGAACACCTGTCCAGTTCCTGTCGTGCCCGTAGAAAATTCTTCAAATGCCTCTTCAGTAGAGGGATTGAATTTAAACCATGCAGAAGCCCGAAATGGGACCAAAGTTGCGCATCATGTGTCACCTGCATTGTCGACCAAGGGGTCTGAGAATATGGAAGACAGAGCAAGGTGGTTAAAAATGCCCTTTCTAAACTTCTACTGGTCGCTAAATAAGAATTTTTTATCTGCTGCTCAGAAGTTTGATACACTTGGTGAGTACAATCCGGTATACATTTCATCCTTTCGGGAATTGGAACTGGAAGGTGGTGCTAGGCTGCTCTTGCCTGTGGGTGATAATGATACTGTTGTCCCTGTATATGACGATGAGCCTGCAAGTCTTATAGCCTATGCCCTTGTTTCTTCAGATTACAAGTTACAAACCAGTGATGAGGGGGAAAGAGCAAAAGACAATGGAGATGTTGTGGCCACAGTATCTTTTACTGATTCAGTCATTATGCATCCAGATGATGACACTGTGTCTGAAACTCATAGAAGTCTTGGGTCTACTGAGGAGAGCATACTATCTATGTCTGGATCTCGTGGCTCCCTGGGTTTGGATCCACTTTCATATACAAAGGCTTTGCATGCAAGAGTGTCTTTTGGAGATGATGGCCCGCTTGGTCAGGTTAAGTACTCTGTCACATGTTATTATGCAAAGCGTTTTGAAGCCTTAAGGAAGATGTGTTGTCCCTCTGAGCTTGACTTTGTAAGATCCCTTGGTCGTTGTAAAAAATGGGGAGCCCAAGGTGGTAAGAGCAATGTCTTTTTTGCAAAAACCTTGGATGACCGGTTTATCATCAAACAAGTCACCAAGACAGAGCTGGAATCATTCATCAAATTCGCTCCTGCATATTTCAAGTACCTCTCTGATTCAATTAGCACTGGAAGTCCAACCTGCCTGGCAAAAATTCTGGGGATATATCAG GTTACGTCAAAGCATGTTAAGGGAGGGAAAGAAACAAAGATGGATGTTTTGATTATGGAGAATCTTCTGTTCGGAAGGACTGTAACACGAGTCTATGATCTCAAAGGATCTTCGAGGTCAAGGTATAATCCTGATTCTAGTGGGAGTAACAAGGTTTTGCTGGATCAGAACTTGATAGAGGCAATGCCAACATCTCCAATATTCGTGGGAAACAAGGCAAAGCGGCTGTTGGAGAGAGCTGTCTGGAATGATACCGCTTTCCTTGCT TCAATTGACGTAATGGATTATTCATTACTGGTCGGGGTAGATGAAGAGAAGCATGAGTTAGTACTTGGGATAATTGATTTCATGAGGCAGTATACATGGGATAAGCACCTGGAAACGTGGGTTAAAGCTTCAGGAATCCTTGGTGGGCCAAAGAACGCATCTCCAACCGTAATTTCACCAAAGCAATACAAGAAAAGATTCAGGAAGGCCATGACAACCTATTTTCTGATGGTTCCAGATCAGTGGTCTCCTCCATGTATAGTTCCAAGTACATCCCAGTCTGATTTCGGTGAAGAGGCTGCACACGGGGGCACCTCGGTTGAATGA
- the LOC101293323 gene encoding uncharacterized protein LOC101293323: protein MAVTCSLPPCFSIQKSGPAIKPFSTVLRLKRTSQVTVLKKRTSTLFKIRSSLGEEVFEDHFNGIICYKDARGEIICEGYDEGPRYHHQNQRIVNQSRDAEIFDLLQQNWYNFMTDTELNKAGKGHYLHKGINCNGFNTLH, encoded by the exons ATGGCTGTTACATGTTCTTTGCCTCCTTGTTTCTCAATCCAAAAGTCTGGTCCTGCTATAAAGCCTTTCAGCACAGTTTTGAGGCTCAAACGCACTTCTCAAGTCACAGTGCTCAAGAAAAGAACATCTACACTGTTCAAGATCAGATCATCCTTGGGAGAAGAG GTTTTCGAGGATCACTTCAATGGAATAATCTGCTACAAAGATGCCAGAGGGGAGATTATTTGCGAAGGATACGATGAAGGTCCTCGTTATCACCATCAGAATCAAAGAATAGTTAATCAATCAAG AGATGCCGAGATCTTTGATCTTCTTCAACAGAATTGGTATAACTTCATGACAGACACAGAATTGAACAAGGCCGGGAAAGGTCATTATCTACACAAGGGAATCAACTGCAATGGCTTCAACACTCTCCACTAA
- the LOC101292521 gene encoding protein LURP-one-related 11-like isoform 2, which translates to MAKVYPQAPLLSSSSSSGYLTSKQETFTIWMKSLIVNGHGCTVFDSNGQIVYRVDNYDSRGRAKVHLMDLKGQILFSILRKKSKFLGVWEGYRSSNGKEINPKNTPSFQVRRCFKGKSACKVIVGLDKNQIQQYRIESWSSGKSACKILDKSGRLVAEVKRKQSTCGVVLGEDVLTLVVEPFMDHSLIVGLLVVYGLINRKL; encoded by the exons ATGGCAAAGGTTTACCCCCAAGCACCACTACTTTCTTCTTCTTCATCCTCTGGCTATCTCACGTCAAAACAAGAAACGTTCACAATATGGATGAAATCTCTCATAGTGAACGGCCATGGTTGCACTGTTTTTGATTCTAACGGTCAGATCGTGTATCGTGTAGATAATTACGACTCTAGAGGCAGAGCTAAAGTTCATCTAATGGATTTGAAAGGCCAGATCCTATTCAGCATACTGAGAAAG AAATCCAAATTTCTTGGTGTCTGGGAGGGATACAGATCCAGTAATGGTAAAGAGATCAACCCGAAAAACACACCCAGCTTTCAAGTAAGGAGATGCTTCAAAGGCAAGTCAGCATGCAAAGTCATCGTGGGACTAGACAAGAATCAGATACAGCAATACAGAATAGAGAGCTGGAGTTCTGGAAAGTCAGCCTGCAAGATACTAGACAAGTCTGGAAGACTTGTTGCCGAG GTAAAGAGAAAGCAGTCAACATGTGGAGTGGTACTGGGAGAAGATGTTTTGACACTGGTAGTAGAACCCTTCATGGATCACTCTCTTATTGTAGGGCTTCTTGTTGTGTATGGTCTCATCAACCGTAAATTGTGA
- the LOC101292521 gene encoding protein LURP-one-related 11-like isoform 1, protein MAKVYPQAPLLSSSSSSGYLTSKQETFTIWMKSLIVNGHGCTVFDSNGQIVYRVDNYDSRGRAKVHLMDLKGQILFSILRKKSKFLGVWEGYRSSNGKEINPKNTPSFQVRRCFKGKSACKVIVGLDKNQIQQYRIESWSSGKSACKILDKSGRLVAEVVTLFDVNLFDHAHIACYRSMIFISYWLMVLKQVKRKQSTCGVVLGEDVLTLVVEPFMDHSLIVGLLVVYGLINRKL, encoded by the exons ATGGCAAAGGTTTACCCCCAAGCACCACTACTTTCTTCTTCTTCATCCTCTGGCTATCTCACGTCAAAACAAGAAACGTTCACAATATGGATGAAATCTCTCATAGTGAACGGCCATGGTTGCACTGTTTTTGATTCTAACGGTCAGATCGTGTATCGTGTAGATAATTACGACTCTAGAGGCAGAGCTAAAGTTCATCTAATGGATTTGAAAGGCCAGATCCTATTCAGCATACTGAGAAAG AAATCCAAATTTCTTGGTGTCTGGGAGGGATACAGATCCAGTAATGGTAAAGAGATCAACCCGAAAAACACACCCAGCTTTCAAGTAAGGAGATGCTTCAAAGGCAAGTCAGCATGCAAAGTCATCGTGGGACTAGACAAGAATCAGATACAGCAATACAGAATAGAGAGCTGGAGTTCTGGAAAGTCAGCCTGCAAGATACTAGACAAGTCTGGAAGACTTGTTGCCGAGGTAGTAACACTTTTCGATGTTAATTTGTTCGACCATGCACATATAGCTTGCTACCGATCGATGATTTTCATATCATACTGGTTGATGGTGCTAAAACAGGTAAAGAGAAAGCAGTCAACATGTGGAGTGGTACTGGGAGAAGATGTTTTGACACTGGTAGTAGAACCCTTCATGGATCACTCTCTTATTGTAGGGCTTCTTGTTGTGTATGGTCTCATCAACCGTAAATTGTGA